From Podospora bellae-mahoneyi strain CBS 112042 chromosome 3, whole genome shotgun sequence, the proteins below share one genomic window:
- a CDS encoding hypothetical protein (EggNog:ENOG503P00D; COG:D; MEROPS:MER0215827), which produces METTDTQPHIDQHANELESSSTDSPAVEITIKFPPEQHNQTWAFESQDTFAHLVQALGLEFPEYDWAKSKALLEKRPPTLKKGMLTPSTDPDLPLSTLHTTTLRFLAPKSTTLDSLKTAATEAATLQARRALARSRLARLPPSQKKTALSDATFTFHTLSALPHLPNSQRSLSFLQRLKEDPGIVHVMKKHEYSVGLLTEMDPIANTSASEGGVTRILGLNRNKGEVIELRLRTDRYDGWRDYRGVRKTLCHELAHNVYGEHDGDFWRLCRQIEREVEGADWRKSGRTVGEGEFAPARDGEGEGEGEMMDHGGGRGGRMCLVVAVGGRTGVGGGWLLGR; this is translated from the exons ATGGAAACCACCGACACACAACCACATATTGATCAACATGCCAACGAGCTcgaatcatcatcaacagacTCCCCCGCAGTCGAAATCACCATCAAATTCCCACCAGAACAACACAACCAAACATGGGCCTTTGAGTCCCAAGACACCTTCGCCCATCTCGTCCAAGCCCTCGGCCTAGAGTTCCCCGAATATGACTG GGCCAAAAGCAAAGCCCTCCTCGAGAAACGTCCACCCACCCTCAAAAAAGGCATGctaaccccctccaccgacCCCGACCTCCCCCTATCAACCCTCCACACAACCACCCTCCGCTTCCTCGcccccaaatccaccacTCTCGATTCCCTAAAGACGGCAGCAACAGAAGCAGCAACCCTCCAAGCCCGCCGCGCCCTCGCCCGCTCCCGCCTCGCCCGCctgcccccctcccaaaagaaaaccgCCCTCTCTGACGCCACCTTCACATTCCACACActctccgccctccctcACCTGCCCAACTCCCAGAGATCActctcttttcttcaacGTCTGAAAGAGGACCCCGGGATTGTCCACGTGATGAAGAAACACGAGTACTCTGTCGGTTTGTTGACAGAAATGGACCCGATAGCCAACACGTCGGCTAGCGAAGGGGGCGTGACGAGGATACTGGGGCTGAACAGGAACAAGGGGGAGGTTATTGAACTGAGGTTGAGGACGGACAGGTATGATGGGTGGAGGGATTAcaggggggtgaggaagacGCTTTGTCATGAGCTGGCGCATAATGTTTATGGGGAGCATGATGGGGATTTTTGGAGGTTGTGTAGACAGATCgagagggaggttgagggggcgGATTGGAGGAAGAGCGGGAGGactgtgggggagggggagtttgcTCCTGcgagggatggggaaggggagggggagggggagatgatggatcatgggggtgggagggggggacgtatgtgcttggtggtggcggtgggtggCCGGacgggagtgggagggggttggctgCTAGGGAGATAA